From the Aspergillus puulaauensis MK2 DNA, chromosome 1, nearly complete sequence genome, the window gaaaaagaaaagatgaACCCCATTATCGCCTTCCCATAAGAACCAACCACGAAACTAACTTAAGAACGTTCACCACGGAGACGACGGGCAAGCTGGATGTCCTTGGACTGGATGGTGACACGCTTGGCGTGGATGGCGCACAGGTTGGTGTCCTCAAAGAGAGAGACGAGGTAGGCCTCAACGGACTCCTGAAGAGCACCGATGGCAGAGGACTGGAAGCGAAGGTCGGACTTGAAGTCCTGAGCAATTTCACGGACCAGACGCTGGAAGGGGAGCTTGCGGATCAGAAGCTCAGTGGACTTCTGGTAGCGACGGATCTCACGGAGAGCGACGGTACCTTGATGGATGTTAGAaaggcgacgatgatgtcGATCAGATGCAATGACAACTTACCAGGCTTGTAACGGTGAGGCTTCTTGACACCACCGGTAGAGGGGGCGGCCTTGCGGGCGGCCTTGGAAGCGAGCTGCTTACGGGGAGCCTTGCCACCAGTGGACTTACCTATTGGGGTAAAGTTAGCATCGTGTTATTCAGGCGGCGCGACAGTGACACGA encodes:
- the hhtA gene encoding histone H3 (COG:B;~EggNog:ENOG410Q7WQ;~InterPro:IPR007125,IPR009072,IPR000164;~PFAM:PF00125;~go_component: GO:0000786 - nucleosome [Evidence IEA];~go_function: GO:0003677 - DNA binding [Evidence IEA];~go_function: GO:0046982 - protein heterodimerization activity [Evidence IEA]); translated protein: MARTKQTARKSTGGKAPRKQLASKAARKAAPSTGGVKKPHRYKPGTVALREIRRYQKSTELLIRKLPFQRLVREIAQDFKSDLRFQSSAIGALQESVEAYLVSLFEDTNLCAIHAKRVTIQSKDIQLARRLRGERS